A single region of the Marinobacter salinisoli genome encodes:
- the queE gene encoding 7-carboxy-7-deazaguanine synthase — protein MYRVKEAFYTLQGEGAQAGRAAVFCRFSKCNLWTGREKDRTNAVCNFCDTDFVGTDGQNGGQFETPEALAEHIRRLWPNAQGRPYVVCTGGEPLLQLDAPLIDAFHAAGFEVGVETNGTLPAPAGIDWLCVSPKADARVVIEACDELKLVYPQPLAMPDQFGHIRASHYFLSPMASPALPEQGPDPVKQSNTQKATEYCLAHPQWRLTLQMHKIIGID, from the coding sequence ATGTACCGGGTCAAAGAGGCGTTTTACACGTTGCAGGGCGAAGGCGCCCAGGCGGGCCGGGCGGCCGTGTTCTGTCGGTTCAGCAAGTGCAATCTCTGGACTGGTCGAGAAAAGGACCGGACCAATGCCGTATGCAACTTCTGCGACACGGATTTCGTCGGGACTGACGGCCAGAACGGAGGCCAGTTCGAAACCCCGGAAGCGCTGGCCGAGCATATCCGGCGGCTGTGGCCGAATGCTCAGGGGCGTCCTTACGTGGTCTGCACCGGAGGCGAACCGCTGCTGCAGTTGGATGCCCCACTCATTGATGCCTTCCATGCTGCGGGGTTCGAAGTGGGGGTGGAAACCAATGGCACGTTACCGGCGCCGGCCGGCATAGACTGGCTGTGCGTCAGCCCGAAGGCGGACGCCAGGGTGGTGATCGAGGCCTGTGACGAACTCAAGCTGGTGTATCCCCAGCCGCTGGCGATGCCTGACCAGTTTGGCCATATCCGTGCCAGCCATTACTTTCTGTCGCCCATGGCCTCGCCAGCGCTACCAGAACAGGGGCCGGACCCGGTCAAGCAGAGCAATACCCAGAAGGCAACCGAGTATTGCCTCGCGCATCCTCAGTGGCGCCTGACCCTGCAGATGCACAAGATTATTGGCATCGACTGA
- a CDS encoding AraC family transcriptional regulator gives MRASNASDQDLGMPAIYLHLLAELLGTLGIDEQELLHRVGLNPSRLNSVDLRVSQPQASEFVTRAIIESGEPGLGIMLARELKLPLHGTLGTAVMSSQTLAEALDLMTRFLSLRAPQLEVTRQVHGSMATYRVRCARDLGPLQGFILDAMLYGCVFMGTQLTGTAVKGCRLERRGPEPGYFHRFRQQIPVPVIYGAGDDALIIPISQLDLPVRFSDHQLAASSRSQCELALKQLTDDAGFACRVRRVIETSHPFPPKLARVAATLFVSDRTLKRRLQEESMSFQALVDQVRLKQACDLLEKTGLNLSQIAETLGYADAANFTRAFKRWTGISPSQHRNEARKPPQRAPDQFVTESA, from the coding sequence ATGCGCGCCTCCAACGCCTCCGATCAAGATCTGGGTATGCCAGCCATTTATCTGCACCTGCTAGCGGAGCTGCTGGGCACCCTGGGTATCGATGAACAGGAATTACTGCACCGGGTCGGGTTAAACCCCAGTCGCCTGAATTCCGTCGACCTGAGAGTCAGCCAGCCGCAGGCCAGCGAATTTGTCACCCGGGCAATCATTGAAAGCGGGGAACCCGGCCTCGGCATCATGCTGGCCCGCGAACTGAAACTGCCCCTGCATGGCACCCTCGGTACCGCGGTGATGAGCAGCCAGACTCTGGCGGAAGCCCTTGACCTGATGACACGCTTTCTCTCCCTGCGTGCGCCCCAGCTTGAGGTCACCCGGCAGGTTCATGGCAGCATGGCCACCTATCGGGTGCGCTGCGCCAGGGATCTAGGCCCGTTACAGGGATTCATTCTGGACGCCATGCTCTATGGTTGCGTGTTCATGGGGACGCAACTGACAGGCACCGCCGTGAAAGGTTGCCGGCTGGAACGGCGTGGCCCGGAACCGGGCTATTTCCACCGCTTTCGTCAGCAGATTCCGGTTCCGGTGATCTACGGCGCCGGTGACGATGCCCTGATCATTCCGATCTCCCAGCTCGATTTACCGGTTCGCTTCAGCGACCACCAACTGGCCGCCTCGTCACGTTCGCAATGCGAACTGGCCCTGAAACAGCTGACCGACGATGCCGGCTTCGCCTGCCGCGTGCGCCGGGTTATCGAAACCAGCCACCCCTTTCCACCCAAGCTGGCGCGGGTGGCTGCCACGCTGTTCGTGTCCGATCGCACACTGAAACGGCGCCTGCAAGAAGAGAGCATGAGCTTTCAGGCCCTGGTGGACCAGGTTCGGCTGAAGCAGGCCTGTGATCTGCTCGAGAAAACCGGACTGAATCTGAGCCAGATCGCCGAGACGCTCGGTTACGCCGATGCCGCAAACTTTACCCGGGCGTTCAAGCGCTGGACCGGTATCAGCCCGAGCCAGCACCGGAACGAGGCCAGAAAGCCCCCGCAGCGGGCTCCCGATCAATTTGTGACCGAATCAGCGTGA